A window from Chryseobacterium vaccae encodes these proteins:
- a CDS encoding bacteriocin-like protein → MKNLRKLSKSNLKTIIGGSAPLCDDGYRACVVGRTEHGSPIWDCIPTSSPCRP, encoded by the coding sequence ATGAAAAATTTAAGAAAATTATCCAAAAGCAATCTGAAAACAATTATCGGAGGAAGTGCTCCTTTATGTGATGATGGCTACAGAGCCTGCGTAGTAGGCAGAACGGAACACGGATCTCCCATCTGGGACTGCATCCCGACTTCATCTCCCTGCAGGCCATAA
- the map gene encoding type I methionyl aminopeptidase: MIQLKTIEELRLMKESARLVSKTLGMLAKEIKPGINTLYLDKLAHDFIKDHGAEPAFLGYGGFPNSLCISPNEQVVHGFPNKDIVKEGDVLSVDCGVILNGFVGDHAYTFEIGEVKPEVKKMLQVTKESLYKGIEQCVRGKRIGDISHAIQAHCEKEGYGVVRELVGHGLGRKMHEDPQVPNYGRQGSGKVIKDGLAIAIEPMINLGTEKVKFHNDGWTVTTLDNQPSAHFEHDVAVINGKPVLLSTFQYVYEALGIVSDEEKPFQLDF; the protein is encoded by the coding sequence ATGATTCAGTTAAAAACAATAGAGGAGCTCCGCCTGATGAAGGAGAGTGCCAGACTGGTTTCCAAGACACTGGGAATGCTGGCAAAAGAAATTAAACCGGGAATCAATACCTTATATCTGGATAAATTAGCACACGATTTTATTAAAGATCATGGTGCTGAGCCTGCTTTTCTAGGATATGGAGGCTTCCCGAATTCTTTATGTATTTCTCCGAACGAACAGGTGGTTCATGGTTTCCCTAATAAAGATATTGTAAAAGAAGGAGATGTTCTTTCCGTAGACTGTGGAGTAATTCTGAACGGTTTTGTGGGAGATCATGCCTATACTTTTGAAATCGGGGAAGTAAAACCCGAGGTAAAAAAAATGTTGCAGGTAACTAAAGAATCTCTTTACAAAGGAATTGAGCAGTGTGTACGAGGAAAAAGAATCGGAGATATTTCCCATGCAATCCAGGCACATTGTGAAAAAGAAGGCTATGGGGTAGTGAGAGAATTGGTAGGACACGGTTTAGGCAGAAAAATGCATGAAGATCCACAGGTTCCTAATTACGGAAGACAAGGAAGCGGAAAAGTAATTAAAGACGGTCTTGCGATTGCTATCGAACCCATGATTAATCTTGGAACTGAAAAAGTGAAGTTTCATAATGACGGGTGGACGGTAACAACTTTGGATAACCAGCCTTCTGCCCATTTCGAACATGATGTAGCGGTAATCAATGGTAAACCGGTATTGCTTTCTACTTTCCAGTATGTATACGAAGCATTAGGAATTGTAAGTGACGAAGAGAAGCCATTCCAATTGGATTTTTAA
- a CDS encoding BT0820 family HAD-type phosphatase: MLNNKKIAVDFDGTIVDDAYPAIGKAKIFAFETLKRLQAEGYRLILWTYRHGKTLDEAVEFCRENGIEFYAVNSSFEGEVFDSETQSRKLDADWFIDDRNLGGFPGWGEIYNIIQERIEFRVEGKEVLAYSKLKKEKKKGLFW, from the coding sequence ATGCTAAATAATAAAAAAATTGCTGTTGATTTTGACGGAACCATCGTGGATGACGCTTATCCGGCAATTGGAAAAGCAAAGATTTTTGCTTTTGAAACCCTTAAAAGACTTCAGGCAGAAGGCTACAGATTAATTCTCTGGACATACAGACATGGGAAAACATTAGATGAAGCCGTAGAATTCTGCAGAGAGAACGGGATAGAGTTCTATGCAGTGAATTCCAGCTTTGAGGGAGAAGTATTTGATTCTGAAACACAGTCCAGAAAACTGGATGCAGACTGGTTCATTGATGACAGAAATTTAGGCGGATTTCCGGGTTGGGGAGAAATTTACAACATTATTCAGGAAAGAATAGAATTCCGTGTAGAAGGAAAAGAAGTTCTGGCTTATTCAAAACTTAAAAAAGAAAAGAAAAAAGGACTTTTCTGGTAG
- the era gene encoding GTPase Era: protein MHKAGFVNIVGKPNAGKSTLLNQLMGEKLAIVTQKAQTTRHRIFGIYNEDDLQIVFSDTPGVLDPKYGLQEKMMDFVKDSLQDADVFLFIVDVTDKAEPSEFLIDKLNKIPVPVLLLLNKVDQTNQEGLEKLVELWHGRIPKAEILPISALNAFNTEIILPKLKSLLPESPPYYEKDQFTDKPERFFVNEAIREKILLNYEKEIPYSVEVVTEQFKEKEGIIFIDSIIYVERDTQKGIIIGHKGEAIKKVGTEARLDLEKFFSKKIHLNLFVKVKKDWRKNDRDLKNFGYR from the coding sequence ATGCATAAAGCTGGATTTGTAAATATAGTCGGAAAGCCTAATGCCGGAAAATCTACCCTGTTGAATCAATTGATGGGAGAGAAGCTGGCAATTGTAACACAAAAGGCCCAGACAACCCGTCACAGAATTTTTGGAATTTATAATGAAGATGACCTACAGATCGTATTTTCTGATACTCCGGGAGTATTGGATCCAAAATACGGGCTTCAGGAAAAAATGATGGATTTTGTAAAGGATTCTTTGCAGGATGCTGATGTTTTCCTGTTCATTGTAGATGTAACCGATAAGGCAGAACCTTCAGAGTTTTTAATTGATAAACTGAATAAAATTCCGGTTCCTGTACTTCTTCTTCTGAACAAAGTAGATCAGACTAATCAGGAAGGACTTGAAAAACTGGTAGAATTATGGCATGGCAGAATTCCGAAAGCGGAAATTCTTCCTATCTCGGCACTTAATGCTTTCAACACAGAGATTATTCTTCCTAAATTAAAATCATTGCTGCCGGAAAGCCCGCCATATTATGAAAAAGACCAGTTTACCGACAAACCGGAAAGATTTTTTGTCAATGAAGCAATCCGTGAAAAGATCCTTCTCAACTATGAAAAAGAAATTCCTTATTCAGTAGAAGTTGTAACAGAACAGTTCAAAGAAAAAGAAGGAATTATTTTCATCGATTCTATTATTTATGTAGAAAGAGATACCCAGAAAGGAATTATTATCGGGCATAAAGGTGAGGCCATTAAGAAAGTAGGAACAGAAGCGAGACTGGACCTTGAAAAATTCTTCAGTAAAAAGATCCATCTGAATTTATTCGTGAAAGTGAAAAAAGACTGGCGTAAAAACGACAGAGATCTTAAAAATTTCGGGTACAGATAA
- a CDS encoding class I SAM-dependent methyltransferase: MKKVTKLLLNKIPRPMLIKMSIWARPLIYQFFKGDKFFDPIDGRSYRKFLPYGYGKQRENALSPGTLSLERHRQMWLYLQNETDFFIKNYKVLHIAPEQEFLRKFKRMRNLDYISADLFSPIVDVKADILDLPFADESFDIVFCNHVLEHIEDDGKAMSELYRVMRPGGWGIFQVPMKNSLEKTYEDFSIKDPKERQKHFGQYDHVRWYGMDYFDRLRKTGFETDPNFYSQKFSDEEIKKYGLRHNEILPVVFKK; the protein is encoded by the coding sequence ATGAAAAAAGTAACGAAACTTTTACTCAATAAAATTCCGCGTCCGATGCTGATCAAAATGAGCATCTGGGCCAGACCTCTTATTTACCAGTTTTTCAAAGGAGATAAGTTCTTTGATCCTATTGATGGAAGATCGTACCGAAAGTTCCTTCCTTACGGATATGGAAAACAACGGGAAAATGCACTTTCTCCCGGTACTCTAAGTCTCGAAAGACACCGCCAGATGTGGCTGTATCTTCAGAATGAAACAGATTTTTTCATCAAAAACTATAAAGTTCTGCATATTGCTCCCGAACAGGAGTTTTTGAGAAAGTTCAAGAGAATGAGAAACCTGGATTACATCTCTGCAGATTTGTTTTCTCCCATTGTGGATGTAAAAGCAGATATTCTGGACCTGCCTTTCGCAGATGAAAGTTTTGATATTGTTTTCTGTAATCATGTTCTTGAGCATATTGAAGATGATGGCAAGGCTATGAGTGAGCTTTACAGGGTGATGAGACCCGGTGGATGGGGAATTTTCCAGGTTCCCATGAAAAATTCATTGGAAAAAACCTACGAAGACTTCTCTATCAAAGATCCGAAAGAACGGCAAAAGCACTTTGGTCAATACGATCATGTGCGCTGGTACGGAATGGATTACTTCGACCGTTTAAGAAAAACCGGTTTTGAAACCGATCCTAATTTCTATTCCCAGAAATTCTCCGATGAGGAAATAAAAAAATACGGATTAAGGCATAATGAAATCCTTCCCGTAGTTTTCAAAAAATAA
- a CDS encoding DoxX family protein: protein MNYLNSNSSSVPKDLVLLVVRVFIGFAMLSHGFPKLQTLIGGGKIEFYDFIGLGPQISLILTVFAEFVCSILLILGLFTRISLGFLIFTMIMAAFVVHGADPFDKREMSLIYLSVYLLLLVFGAGKVSVDHMIEKRKRASDW from the coding sequence ATGAACTATTTAAACTCGAATTCCAGCTCAGTCCCTAAAGATCTTGTTTTATTAGTAGTGAGAGTATTTATTGGTTTTGCCATGCTGTCTCACGGTTTTCCTAAACTTCAGACGCTTATAGGAGGCGGGAAAATTGAATTTTATGATTTCATAGGACTAGGCCCTCAGATTTCATTGATTCTCACTGTTTTTGCTGAATTTGTTTGTTCAATACTTCTGATCCTTGGCCTTTTTACAAGGATTTCTTTAGGATTTCTGATCTTCACCATGATCATGGCTGCTTTTGTAGTACACGGGGCAGATCCTTTTGATAAAAGAGAAATGAGCCTGATATATCTGTCTGTATATCTTCTGCTGTTAGTATTTGGCGCAGGAAAGGTATCTGTGGATCACATGATAGAAAAAAGAAAAAGAGCTTCAGATTGGTAA
- a CDS encoding alpha/beta hydrolase family protein, whose amino-acid sequence MKIKLTICLLAFLNFYDAQENIAYQKPSAEILKLADYERPPGVLMNSKKDWVVFTYRPTYKTLEDLNQQELKLGGLRINPITNISSTVTYSNNLKIRKINDKDEIQVKNLPSNPKITSISFSPDEKKLAFTNTTGKGVELWVVDMETAAAKKMTSDNLNANVGTPYQWYNDSQNLLIRTLPQNRPALINSDKDLPTGPIVSTADGKVSQNRTYQDLLKNPQDEKNFEVITASEIYSVDLNGNLKKVKDKDMYVGLSFSPDGNYLMAVVVKKPFSYIVPYNRFPLTTTVYDMKGNTVKVVNEVPLNEVMPKGFSSVRTGKRSMGWRSDAPATLVYAEALDGGDQSKAADFRDEIFTWEAPFTASPKSFFKTKQRYEGTDWTNDHYAVISEGWYDTRNTKSFLVDLNNSESKIIEDRNSQDVYSDPGRFNTTKNQYGRYVIDMKGGKSYLIGDGFTKDGQHPFIDEMDMKSLKKKRLYTSDLKNAKEEIVDILNPAKGEILTTQQSSSQYPNYFKKNIKSNKAEAVTSFANPFESIKDVYKEVITYKRNDGVTLTGTLYLPAGYDRKAKKEKLPLLIWAYPTEYKDKNTAGQNTQNPNDFTFPYYGSFVYWTTKGYAVLDDAAFPIIGEGKTEPNDTFIPQLVANAEAAINAVDQLGYIDKKKVAVGGHSYGAFMTANLLTHSKLFACGIARSGAYNRTLTPFGFQMEQRNYWDVPEIYNTMSPFMHADQMKTPLLLVHGDADNNPGTFTLQTERYFQALKNLGAPVKMVLLPKEAHSYMAKENILHLLWEQDQFLEKCLKK is encoded by the coding sequence ATGAAGATAAAACTGACCATCTGCCTCCTGGCATTTCTTAATTTTTATGATGCGCAGGAAAATATTGCTTATCAAAAACCATCTGCGGAAATCCTTAAACTGGCAGATTATGAGAGACCTCCCGGGGTTCTGATGAACAGTAAAAAAGACTGGGTTGTTTTTACCTACCGCCCGACTTATAAAACTCTGGAAGATCTTAACCAACAGGAACTGAAACTGGGAGGGCTTAGGATTAATCCCATAACCAATATTTCAAGTACGGTTACGTATTCAAACAATCTGAAGATCCGGAAAATCAATGATAAGGATGAAATTCAGGTAAAAAATCTTCCTTCCAATCCCAAAATAACATCTATTTCATTTTCTCCGGATGAAAAAAAGCTGGCTTTTACCAATACAACAGGAAAAGGAGTAGAGCTCTGGGTTGTAGATATGGAAACAGCTGCTGCTAAGAAAATGACCAGTGATAACCTTAATGCGAATGTAGGAACTCCTTATCAATGGTATAATGATTCACAGAATTTATTGATCAGAACTCTTCCTCAGAATAGACCTGCTCTGATTAATTCAGATAAAGATCTTCCAACAGGACCAATTGTTTCTACGGCAGACGGTAAAGTTTCGCAGAACAGAACCTATCAGGATCTGCTTAAGAATCCTCAGGATGAGAAAAACTTTGAGGTAATCACCGCTTCTGAAATTTATAGTGTTGACCTGAACGGTAACCTGAAAAAAGTAAAGGACAAGGATATGTATGTAGGTCTGAGCTTTTCTCCCGATGGAAATTATTTAATGGCAGTTGTGGTTAAAAAGCCATTCTCCTATATCGTTCCTTATAATAGATTTCCATTGACGACCACGGTGTATGATATGAAGGGAAATACAGTGAAAGTAGTCAATGAAGTTCCTTTAAATGAAGTGATGCCCAAAGGGTTTTCTTCCGTAAGAACAGGAAAAAGAAGTATGGGATGGAGAAGTGATGCTCCGGCTACATTAGTCTACGCTGAAGCACTGGATGGCGGAGATCAGTCTAAAGCTGCAGATTTCAGAGATGAGATATTTACATGGGAAGCTCCGTTTACTGCATCTCCTAAATCATTCTTCAAAACAAAACAGAGGTATGAAGGAACAGATTGGACGAATGATCACTATGCGGTTATTTCCGAGGGTTGGTATGACACCAGAAATACAAAGTCTTTCTTAGTAGATCTTAATAATTCAGAATCGAAAATCATAGAAGATAGAAATTCCCAGGACGTATACAGTGATCCGGGGAGATTTAATACCACGAAAAATCAGTACGGAAGATATGTAATTGATATGAAAGGCGGGAAATCTTATCTGATTGGTGACGGATTTACCAAAGACGGACAGCACCCTTTTATTGATGAGATGGATATGAAATCGTTGAAAAAGAAAAGGCTGTACACTTCCGATCTTAAAAATGCAAAAGAAGAAATTGTGGATATTCTGAATCCCGCAAAAGGAGAGATTCTGACAACCCAACAGTCTTCCAGCCAATATCCGAATTATTTCAAAAAGAATATTAAATCCAATAAAGCAGAGGCGGTTACCAGCTTTGCCAATCCGTTTGAAAGCATCAAGGATGTCTATAAAGAAGTGATCACCTATAAAAGAAACGATGGGGTAACGCTGACCGGAACCTTATACCTTCCGGCAGGCTATGACCGTAAGGCAAAGAAAGAAAAGCTTCCGTTGCTGATCTGGGCTTATCCTACAGAATATAAAGACAAAAATACGGCAGGCCAGAATACTCAAAACCCAAATGATTTCACCTTCCCTTATTACGGATCTTTTGTCTATTGGACTACAAAAGGATATGCCGTGCTGGATGATGCTGCTTTCCCGATTATTGGTGAAGGCAAGACTGAACCGAACGACACTTTTATTCCCCAGCTGGTAGCCAATGCTGAGGCCGCTATCAACGCAGTAGATCAGTTAGGCTATATTGATAAAAAGAAAGTAGCTGTAGGAGGACATTCTTATGGAGCCTTTATGACGGCAAACCTTCTTACCCATTCCAAATTATTTGCCTGCGGTATTGCCCGAAGCGGAGCGTACAACAGAACACTGACTCCGTTCGGATTCCAGATGGAGCAGAGAAATTACTGGGATGTTCCGGAAATTTATAATACAATGTCTCCTTTCATGCATGCCGACCAAATGAAAACTCCATTACTGCTGGTGCATGGTGACGCAGACAATAATCCGGGAACCTTTACCCTTCAGACCGAAAGATATTTCCAGGCTCTGAAAAACCTGGGAGCGCCGGTAAAAATGGTTCTTCTGCCAAAAGAAGCCCACAGTTATATGGCCAAAGAAAATATCCTGCATCTTTTATGGGAACAGGACCAGTTCTTAGAAAAATGTTTAAAGAAATAG
- a CDS encoding acyl-ACP desaturase — translation MYQKLVRKEVMGILEKEVGSFLEKFLTPIEKIWQPSDMLPDPSSADFKYDLEEIQTFAREMPYDLFVTLIGDCITEEALPSYESWLMGVDGVNQEESVGWVNWVRAWTAEENRHGDLLNKYLYLCGRVNMREVEITTQYLINDGFDLGTSMDPYRNFVYTSFQETATNISHRRVGTLAKQSGNGKLAKMCGVIAADEARHAKAYKHFVAKILEIDPSEMILAFEDMMRKKIVMPAHLMRQSGQKAGELWGHFSDAAQRCMVYTGQDYINIMKELLDEWKIEHVKGLTEKAEKAQEYLMKLPARLQKITDRVSTPDLQFQFSWVKS, via the coding sequence ATGTATCAAAAGCTTGTTAGGAAAGAAGTAATGGGAATTCTGGAAAAGGAGGTAGGTTCTTTTCTGGAAAAATTTTTAACGCCGATCGAAAAGATCTGGCAGCCTTCAGACATGCTTCCGGATCCTTCAAGCGCCGACTTTAAATATGATTTAGAGGAAATTCAGACCTTCGCTCGTGAAATGCCTTATGATTTGTTTGTAACCCTTATCGGGGACTGCATTACAGAAGAGGCGCTGCCTTCTTATGAATCCTGGCTGATGGGAGTAGACGGAGTAAATCAGGAAGAAAGCGTAGGCTGGGTAAACTGGGTAAGAGCCTGGACTGCCGAAGAAAACAGACATGGAGATCTTCTGAATAAATACCTTTACCTGTGCGGAAGAGTAAATATGAGAGAAGTGGAAATCACTACTCAATATCTGATTAACGACGGCTTTGATCTGGGAACAAGCATGGATCCATATAGAAACTTTGTGTATACAAGCTTCCAGGAAACAGCTACCAATATTTCTCACCGTAGAGTAGGAACACTGGCAAAACAGTCCGGAAACGGAAAACTGGCCAAAATGTGTGGGGTGATTGCAGCAGATGAGGCAAGACACGCTAAAGCTTACAAACATTTCGTAGCTAAGATTCTTGAAATCGATCCTTCAGAAATGATTCTTGCTTTTGAAGATATGATGCGTAAGAAAATTGTAATGCCGGCACACCTTATGAGACAATCCGGCCAGAAAGCAGGAGAGCTTTGGGGGCATTTCTCAGATGCAGCACAGAGATGTATGGTTTACACAGGCCAGGACTATATCAATATTATGAAAGAATTGTTGGATGAATGGAAGATTGAGCATGTAAAAGGGCTTACTGAAAAAGCTGAAAAAGCTCAGGAATACTTAATGAAATTACCTGCCAGATTACAGAAGATTACCGACAGGGTTTCTACTCCCGATCTGCAGTTCCAGTTCAGTTGGGTAAAAAGTTAG
- a CDS encoding DUF2268 domain-containing putative Zn-dependent protease (predicted Zn-dependent protease with a strongly conserved HExxH motif), protein MKIKINQLLAVCFFTCATVNAQSGFSNDPLNAVFETSDTEKFWKAFDKMETSKDNPFTEYMKDGSLGVKGFTEFRIINADSLYTMVKRRKADYLKTRNVLDGIGLKEKRARAIYSAMKYWYPDAKFPPVYFVYGRFNSGGTVSKDGIIIGTEMLSNLDGVMGLVAHELIHFQQDISGDGSLLKNTLMEGGADFISEMISGENINTGPFRYGETHLDALCREFVTKLKNDDNTDWLYGTSKKDDRPNDLGYWMGYKISAAYFNKQKDKHKAIHDILNIKDPLKFLKESGFLDPYIKEYTESKKMKFDDFYKPYSDETHEITFTVSVPDKNDEVYITGNQPELGSWTPSSIKMNRKNAKERSITLKIHFPAQFKFTKGNWESQADIKGKDKWQNIRIEEKPSKPVHYEIINWSDNQ, encoded by the coding sequence ATGAAAATAAAAATAAATCAGCTCCTTGCGGTCTGTTTTTTCACTTGTGCAACAGTAAATGCTCAATCTGGATTTTCCAATGATCCACTGAATGCTGTTTTTGAAACCAGTGATACCGAAAAGTTCTGGAAAGCTTTCGATAAAATGGAAACTTCCAAAGATAACCCCTTTACAGAATACATGAAGGATGGCTCACTGGGAGTTAAAGGCTTCACAGAATTCAGGATCATTAATGCTGATTCATTATATACGATGGTGAAAAGACGGAAAGCAGATTACCTGAAAACCCGCAATGTGCTTGATGGAATAGGGCTAAAGGAAAAAAGAGCGAGGGCCATTTACAGTGCTATGAAATACTGGTATCCGGACGCTAAATTTCCTCCCGTTTATTTTGTCTATGGAAGATTCAATTCCGGGGGAACAGTTTCCAAAGACGGAATTATTATAGGAACAGAAATGCTGAGCAATCTGGATGGGGTGATGGGACTTGTAGCTCATGAGCTGATCCATTTTCAGCAGGATATCAGCGGAGATGGTTCTTTATTAAAAAATACCCTGATGGAAGGGGGGGCTGATTTTATCAGTGAAATGATTTCGGGTGAAAATATCAATACAGGACCTTTCCGTTATGGAGAAACTCATTTAGATGCTTTATGCCGGGAATTCGTAACCAAATTAAAAAATGATGATAACACAGACTGGCTTTACGGAACCAGTAAAAAAGATGACAGGCCCAATGATCTGGGATATTGGATGGGTTATAAAATTTCGGCAGCTTATTTCAATAAGCAAAAAGATAAACACAAAGCGATCCATGATATTCTGAATATTAAAGATCCGTTGAAATTCCTGAAAGAAAGCGGCTTTTTAGATCCTTATATCAAAGAATACACAGAAAGCAAGAAGATGAAATTTGATGATTTCTATAAACCGTATTCAGACGAAACCCATGAAATTACTTTCACCGTAAGTGTTCCTGATAAAAATGATGAGGTATACATTACAGGAAACCAGCCGGAATTAGGAAGCTGGACACCCTCCTCTATTAAAATGAACAGAAAAAATGCCAAAGAAAGAAGCATTACCTTAAAAATACATTTTCCTGCCCAGTTTAAATTCACTAAAGGAAACTGGGAGTCTCAAGCGGATATAAAAGGAAAAGACAAATGGCAGAATATTAGAATTGAGGAAAAGCCTTCAAAACCGGTACATTATGAAATCATAAACTGGTCTGATAATCAATAA
- the gpmI gene encoding 2,3-bisphosphoglycerate-independent phosphoglycerate mutase: protein MSKKAILAILDGWGLGMNPDVSAIDKADTPFIDSCYKKFPHTTLEASGLAVGLPVGQMGNSEVGHMNLGAGRVVYQNLVKLNMAVENGTLGQEKVIQDAFEYAKKENKKVHFIGLVSNGGVHSHINHLKGLLTAAKESGLNENVFVHAFTDGRDCDPHSGLGFIEELQKHMEATTGKLATIVGRYYAMDRDKRWERVKLAYDALVEGIGLQTTDAIAAIKASYDSNVTDEFLKPIIMVNTTATGNVVPVAKIIDNDVVICFNFRTDRGREITEVLSQKDFPEYSMNKLNLYYVTLTNYDKTFQNVQVVFDENVLQDTMGEVLERNGKTQIRIAETEKYPHVTFFFSGGREKEFEGERRLLCPSPKDVPTYDLKPEMSAYDITNAIVPELENGTADFVCLNFANTDMVGHTGVFEAAVKAAETVDKCIEKVATAAYENGYTVFILADHGNSDVMINPDGTPNTQHSTNLVPFIVMDKDHIWNLKPGKLGDVAPTILKVMGVEIPEIMTGNILVS from the coding sequence ATGTCAAAAAAAGCAATATTAGCAATCCTTGACGGATGGGGGCTGGGAATGAATCCGGACGTTTCAGCGATAGACAAAGCAGACACACCGTTTATTGACAGCTGCTATAAAAAATTTCCTCATACAACCCTTGAAGCAAGCGGCCTGGCAGTAGGACTTCCGGTAGGACAGATGGGGAACTCTGAAGTAGGACACATGAATTTAGGAGCCGGAAGAGTGGTTTACCAAAATCTGGTAAAACTCAATATGGCTGTGGAAAACGGAACTTTAGGACAGGAAAAAGTCATTCAGGATGCTTTTGAATATGCTAAAAAAGAAAATAAAAAAGTACACTTTATAGGGTTGGTATCCAATGGAGGAGTACATTCTCATATCAATCACCTGAAAGGTCTTTTAACGGCTGCAAAAGAATCCGGACTGAATGAAAATGTTTTTGTTCATGCATTTACAGACGGAAGAGACTGCGATCCGCATTCAGGGTTAGGCTTTATCGAAGAGCTGCAGAAACACATGGAAGCAACCACAGGAAAACTGGCAACCATTGTGGGGCGTTATTATGCTATGGACAGAGACAAAAGATGGGAACGTGTAAAATTAGCATATGATGCCCTTGTAGAAGGGATAGGACTTCAGACTACAGATGCAATAGCAGCAATTAAGGCTTCTTATGATAGTAATGTCACAGATGAATTCCTGAAACCGATCATTATGGTTAATACTACAGCAACCGGAAATGTGGTGCCTGTAGCAAAGATCATCGATAATGATGTAGTGATCTGCTTTAATTTCCGTACAGACAGAGGTCGCGAGATTACAGAAGTACTTTCCCAAAAAGATTTCCCGGAATATTCTATGAATAAACTGAATCTTTATTACGTAACACTTACCAATTACGACAAAACATTCCAGAATGTACAGGTTGTTTTTGATGAAAATGTCCTGCAAGATACCATGGGAGAAGTGCTTGAAAGAAATGGAAAAACCCAGATCAGAATTGCCGAAACAGAAAAATATCCTCACGTAACATTCTTCTTTTCAGGGGGGAGGGAAAAAGAATTTGAAGGCGAAAGAAGATTGCTCTGTCCAAGCCCGAAAGATGTTCCTACCTACGACCTGAAGCCGGAAATGTCTGCTTATGATATAACCAATGCTATTGTTCCGGAATTGGAAAATGGAACCGCAGATTTTGTGTGTTTAAATTTTGCCAATACAGATATGGTAGGACATACCGGAGTTTTTGAAGCTGCTGTAAAAGCTGCTGAGACAGTAGATAAGTGTATTGAAAAAGTAGCCACTGCCGCTTATGAGAACGGATATACTGTTTTTATTCTGGCTGACCACGGAAATTCCGATGTAATGATCAACCCGGACGGAACGCCTAATACCCAGCATTCAACCAATCTGGTTCCTTTTATTGTTATGGATAAAGACCATATCTGGAATCTTAAACCGGGTAAACTGGGAGATGTAGCTCCTACCATATTGAAAGTAATGGGAGTGGAAATTCCGGAAATTATGACCGGAAATATTTTAGTTAGCTAA
- a CDS encoding Crp/Fnr family transcriptional regulator produces MNIDQILDRIYVLPEASRMSLKKHITEVSYPKNFCLMEADKIIPYVYFIRKGIARAYATTAENDITFWFGSEGQTVISMKSYVEDKPGYESIELLEDCDLYRLETENLKTLFNEDIHIANWGRKLAESEMIKSEELIISRQFKTSLERYKDLITYSPDLLKRVQLGHIASYLGITQVSLSRIRAEIK; encoded by the coding sequence ATGAATATAGACCAGATCCTTGACCGAATATATGTTCTTCCTGAAGCTTCCAGAATGAGTTTAAAGAAACATATTACTGAAGTTTCATACCCTAAAAATTTCTGTCTTATGGAGGCAGATAAGATTATTCCTTACGTCTATTTCATCCGGAAAGGTATTGCCAGGGCTTATGCTACTACTGCGGAAAATGATATCACCTTCTGGTTCGGAAGTGAGGGCCAAACAGTGATCTCAATGAAAAGTTACGTTGAAGATAAACCCGGCTATGAAAGTATTGAGCTTCTGGAAGACTGTGATCTGTACAGATTGGAAACAGAAAACCTCAAAACATTATTTAACGAAGATATCCATATTGCGAACTGGGGACGAAAACTGGCTGAATCGGAAATGATAAAATCCGAAGAATTGATTATTTCCAGACAATTTAAAACCTCTCTGGAACGGTATAAAGATCTGATTACTTACAGTCCTGATCTTCTGAAAAGAGTTCAGTTGGGGCATATTGCCTCTTATTTGGGCATCACACAAGTCAGCCTGAGCAGGATAAGGGCAGAAATCAAATAG
- a CDS encoding DMT family transporter: MNWIILIIAGIFEVAFASCLGKAKETSGSEMYYWYAGFLVTMTISMVLLIKATQTLPIGTAYAVWTGIGAVGTALMGIFFFKDPVSFWRVFFIVTLIGSVVGLKSVSH; the protein is encoded by the coding sequence ATGAACTGGATTATTTTAATCATTGCCGGAATATTTGAAGTAGCTTTTGCTTCATGTCTGGGGAAAGCCAAAGAAACATCGGGATCTGAAATGTATTACTGGTATGCAGGATTTCTGGTAACGATGACCATCAGTATGGTTCTTCTGATCAAAGCAACACAAACTCTGCCGATAGGAACCGCTTATGCCGTATGGACCGGTATTGGTGCTGTAGGAACAGCTCTTATGGGAATTTTCTTTTTTAAAGACCCGGTAAGCTTCTGGAGAGTATTTTTTATCGTTACTCTGATTGGGTCTGTAGTAGGTTTAAAATCTGTTTCTCACTAA